From one Sylvia atricapilla isolate bSylAtr1 chromosome 17, bSylAtr1.pri, whole genome shotgun sequence genomic stretch:
- the TCHP gene encoding LOW QUALITY PROTEIN: trichoplein keratin filament-binding protein (The sequence of the model RefSeq protein was modified relative to this genomic sequence to represent the inferred CDS: deleted 2 bases in 2 codons) produces MSLWPRWGRGAERWAAERRELEARRRQQWESTSRAFARAAARCSLQARWSEPRVPPPRYGRGPAGSRGRAGIPLTAGVCGSAAAARRDAEEAAARLELRRERLQRLLGQEREALAAELRERQRGGMRSRELRDGPGECGRKFAEPRLPEHWNKNNAEPREAESELHRKHMREAWSDQLRQQNKEEVTNLEEKKHDNEYEAARGETLERTRQEEEKRQLEKQRTETLLQQIEELKLQETKATKLKKEQENLLKQQWELQNLEEERKQMEEHRRKKDLGRFLRHQCDVQLRRRAQQIQEELETDRQILSALLEREGEDQRRQIARRERAVPDVAWMKRVIEEQLQLEKEREAELETMFREEAKKMWEKREEEWEREKVARDRLMNEVLAGRQRQIQEKMELNRRAQEESIKYREQLIKELEEAKEGTRREKEQEEEQQRGRRRELQAQGTEHSLREEEEQQQGWARQHLEELEQQEGKEGCHSRFYSYPKAAWT; encoded by the exons aTGTCGCTGTGGCCGCGGTGGGGCCGCGGCGCGGAGCGCTGGGCGGCCGAGCGGCGGGAGCTGGAGGCGCGGCGCCGGCAGCAGTGGGAGAGCACCAGCCGCGCCTtcgcccgcgccgccgcccgctgCTCCTTGCAGGCGCGGTGGAGCGAGCCCCGCGTC CCCCCGCCCAGGTACGGCCGCGGTCCGGCGGGGtcccggggccgtgccgggaTCCCCCTGACCGCCGGTGTGTGCggcagcgcggcggcggcgcggcgggacgcggaggaggcggcggcgcggctGGAGCTGCGGCGG GAGCGGCTGCAGCGGCTGCTGGGCCAGGAGCGGGAGGCGCTGGCGGCGGAGCTGCGGGAGCGGCAGCGGGGCGGGATGCGGAGCCGGGAGCTGCGGGACGGCCCCGGAGAGTGCGGGAGGAAG TTTGCTGAGCCGCGGCTTCCCGAGCACTGGAACAAAAACAACGCGGAGCCCCGAGAG GCAGAGTCAGAGCTGCACAGGAAGCACATGAGAGAGGCGTGGAGTGATCAGCTGAGGCAACAAAACAAG GAAGAGGTGACCAAccttgaagaaaagaaacatgacaATGAGTACGAAGCAGCACGAGGGGAAACGCTGGAAAGAACAAGACAAGAGGAAGAGAAGCGTCAGCTGGAGAAGCAGCGAACAGAGACATTGCTTCAGCAGATAGAAGAACTGAAATTGCAGGAGACAAAG gCAACAAAGCTGAAGAAGGAACAAGAGAATTTAttaaagcagcagtgggagctgcagaacttggaagaagaaaggaaacaaatggAAGAGCACCGGAGGAAGAAAGACCTCGG tcGCTTTTTGAGGCATCAGTGTGATGTCCAGTTAAGGAGACGAGCTCAGCAGATACAGGAGGAGCTG gagacAGACAGGCAAATCTTATCAGCCCTCCTGGAGAGGGAAGGCGAGGATCAGCGCCGGCAGATCGCGCGGCGGGAACGGGCGGTGCCAGACGTGGCCTGGATGAAGAGGGTCATCgaggaacagctccagctggaaaaggagagggaagcagagctcGAGACTATGTTCAG GGAAGAAGCGAAAAAAATgtgggagaagagggaagaagaatGGGAAAGAGAGAAGGTGGCCAGAGATCGCCTGATGAATGAG GTCCTTGCAGGCAGACAGCGCCAGATCCAAGAGAAGATGGAGTTAAACAGACGGGCCCAAGAAGAGTCCATTAAGTATCGAGAGCAGCTGATCAAAGAGCTCGAGGAGGCGAAGGAAGGGACTCGCcgggagaaggagcaggaggaggagcagcagagaggccgcaggagggagctgcaggcacag gggacagagcacagcctgagagaggaggaggaacagcagcagggatgggccCGGCAGCACCTcgaggagctggagcagcaggagggcaaGGAGGGCTGCCACAGCAGG TTCTACAGTTACCCAAAAGCAGCTTGGACCTGA
- the GLTP gene encoding glycolipid transfer protein, translating to MALLLEHEFKPLPADKQIETLPFLEAVAHLPPFFDCLGTPIVYSPVKADLTGNIKKIRAVYDSNPAKFKTLQNILEVEKELHGSAWPKTGATLALMWLKRGLKFILVLLQSISDGERDEEHPNLIRVNALKAYEIALKKYHGWMLQKLFTGSVYALPYKSDLLKALEKGKEVKEEESIEKIHQFLTRVTPILDAIYEMYTKMNAELSYKA from the exons ATGGCGCTGCTGCTGGAACACGAGTTCAAGCCGCTGCCGGCTGATAAGCAGATCGAGACTTTGCCCTTCCTGGAGGCCGTGGCGCACCTGCCGCCGTTCTTCG ATTGCCTGGGGACTCCCATCGTCTACTCGCCGGTCAAAGCAGACCTGACTGGAAATATCAAG AAAATCCGGGCGGTTTATGACTCCAACCCTGCCAAGTTCAAAACGCTGCAGAACATCCTGGAGGTGGAGAAGGAGTTGCACGGCTCGGCCTGGCCCAAGACAGGCGCAACGCTGGCGCTGATGTGGTTGAAAAG gggTCTGAAATTCATTCTGGTGTTGCTGCAGAGCATCTCCGACGGCGAGAGGGATGAGGAGCATCCCAACCTCATCCGAGTGAATGCCTTGAAGGCTTATGAGATTGCACTGAAGAAATACCACGGCTGGATGCTGCAGAAGCTCTTCACG GGCTCAGTCTACGCTCTTCCCTACAAATCCGATTTGCTGAAGGCCTTGGAGAAGGGTAAAGAAGtcaaggaagaggaaagcatAGAAAAAATCCACCAGTTCCTCACGAGAGTCACTCCAATCCTGGATGCAATTTACGAGATGTACACGAAGATGAATGCTGAGCTGAGCTATAAAGCCTGA